A section of the candidate division WOR-3 bacterium genome encodes:
- a CDS encoding ATP-binding protein codes for MKKIFYKLFLSYFLILFFFSLFILISILGVIRNRYIEELKSHLDDIIFSLSDRTEYLLINNDIKTLSSFIKEFSNKRALKISIYDKYGDLILDSDIEGEIKIMENKKPEIEIAFQGEKGFSIRRSEIYKDNMIFLAVPLYENDNIIGVLRIGLKAQRIDDFITNLYRRIGLVILILILFSSIISLILSRNFTLPIRDLTRAFKRISSGDTDIRIFSERKDELGELTKNFNLMAVNIKKSLNEIEKEKSIIDSLFKALPDLVLLLDKRGEILYFNEKAKENFQSIEKGKFYYEFIKEPEFLYKFEKALEKEEAEGEISLDHKIFYLKIKKIPETENFVIVLTDITEMKKLEEVKRDFTLNLSHELKTPLTLIKGYIETIEEEEEIKNKRYISIIKRHIERLIDMTEKIIYLSKIECEEKALQIEKINLREIIDGVLPIFERRLKEKEIEVKVNIPSDLPFIEGDRFKLEQVFINLFDNSIKFTFKGEINIRAIKKDDRILIEFNDTGEGIDEKHLPRIFERFYVGVKGREKEKSGAGLGLAIVKHIINLHNGKISAESKKGEGTKFIIELPLKF; via the coding sequence ATGAAAAAGATTTTTTATAAACTCTTTTTGAGCTATTTTTTAATTCTTTTTTTCTTTTCCCTTTTTATTCTAATTTCAATTTTAGGAGTAATAAGAAATAGATATATAGAGGAACTTAAAAGTCACCTTGATGATATTATTTTTTCTTTATCTGATAGGACAGAATACTTATTAATTAACAATGATATCAAAACCTTAAGTTCATTTATTAAAGAATTCAGTAATAAGAGAGCTTTAAAAATTAGCATTTATGATAAATACGGAGATTTAATTTTAGACTCTGATATTGAGGGAGAAATAAAAATAATGGAAAATAAAAAACCTGAAATAGAGATTGCTTTCCAGGGAGAAAAAGGATTTTCTATAAGAAGAAGTGAAATTTATAAGGATAATATGATTTTTTTAGCAGTTCCTCTTTATGAAAATGATAATATAATAGGGGTTTTGAGAATAGGGTTAAAAGCTCAAAGGATAGATGATTTTATTACGAATTTATATAGAAGAATAGGACTTGTAATTTTAATTCTTATTTTATTTTCTTCCATAATTTCATTAATACTTTCAAGAAATTTTACTCTTCCGATCAGGGATTTAACAAGGGCATTCAAAAGAATATCTTCTGGAGACACGGATATAAGAATTTTTTCTGAAAGAAAAGATGAATTGGGTGAATTAACAAAGAATTTTAATTTAATGGCAGTTAACATAAAGAAATCGCTTAATGAAATTGAAAAAGAAAAATCAATTATTGACTCACTCTTTAAGGCACTTCCTGATTTAGTTTTATTGCTTGATAAAAGAGGAGAGATTCTTTATTTTAATGAAAAAGCAAAGGAAAATTTTCAAAGTATTGAAAAAGGTAAATTTTATTATGAGTTTATAAAGGAGCCGGAATTTTTATATAAATTTGAAAAAGCACTTGAAAAAGAAGAAGCAGAAGGTGAAATCAGTTTAGATCATAAAATTTTTTATTTAAAAATAAAAAAAATACCTGAAACAGAGAATTTTGTTATAGTTTTGACTGATATAACTGAAATGAAAAAACTTGAAGAAGTTAAAAGGGATTTTACATTAAATCTTTCCCATGAACTTAAAACGCCCTTAACTTTAATAAAAGGTTATATTGAGACGATTGAAGAAGAGGAAGAGATAAAAAATAAAAGGTATATTTCAATAATTAAAAGACACATTGAAAGGCTTATAGATATGACGGAAAAAATAATTTATCTTTCTAAGATAGAATGTGAAGAAAAGGCTCTTCAAATTGAAAAAATTAATTTGAGAGAGATAATTGACGGAGTTTTACCTATTTTTGAAAGGCGTTTAAAGGAAAAGGAAATTGAAGTAAAAGTTAATATACCTTCTGATTTACCTTTTATTGAAGGAGACAGATTCAAATTGGAACAGGTTTTTATAAATCTTTTTGATAATTCTATAAAATTTACATTTAAGGGTGAAATAAATATAAGGGCAATAAAAAAGGATGACAGGATTTTAATTGAATTCAATGATACAGGTGAAGGTATTGATGAGAAACATTTACCAAGGATTTTTGAAAGGTTTTATGTAGGTGTAAAGGGAAGGGAAAAAGAAAAATCTGGTGCAGGTCTTGGTTTAGCAATTGTTAAACACATAATAAATTTACACAATGGAAAAATTAGTGCTGAAAGTAAAAAAGGTGAAGGAACAAAGTTTATAATAGAACTTCCCTTAAAGTTTTAA
- the pstB gene encoding phosphate ABC transporter ATP-binding protein PstB, which produces MIVLKTENLTVSFGDRVVLKNINLEIKKNKITAIMGPSGCGKTTLLRCFNRMNDLIDGFVLKGKVLFKGLNIYDNGVEPSEIRTKIGMVFQKPNPFPKSIYENVAYGPKILGIRDKSKLDFIVEESLKKAYLWDEVKDKLKENALNLSGGQQQRLCIARALAVNPEVLLLDEPTSALDPVAANKIEELLEELKKFLTIVIVTHNPSQASRISDYTAFLYMGELIEFNETDKIFTVPKHPKTQEYLSGKFG; this is translated from the coding sequence ATGATAGTTTTAAAAACAGAAAATTTAACGGTTTCTTTCGGTGATAGAGTTGTTCTAAAAAATATAAATCTTGAAATAAAGAAGAATAAAATAACAGCAATAATGGGTCCTTCAGGATGCGGAAAAACAACCCTTTTAAGGTGTTTTAATAGAATGAACGACTTAATTGATGGTTTTGTATTAAAAGGTAAAGTTTTGTTTAAAGGTTTAAATATTTATGATAATGGGGTTGAGCCTTCAGAAATAAGAACAAAAATTGGAATGGTCTTTCAAAAGCCGAATCCTTTTCCAAAATCCATTTATGAAAATGTTGCTTACGGTCCAAAGATTTTAGGAATAAGGGACAAATCGAAACTTGATTTTATTGTGGAAGAGTCATTGAAAAAAGCATATTTATGGGACGAAGTTAAGGATAAATTAAAGGAAAATGCTTTAAATCTTTCAGGTGGACAGCAGCAGAGATTATGTATAGCAAGGGCACTTGCTGTGAATCCTGAGGTTTTGCTTCTTGATGAGCCGACTTCAGCTCTTGACCCTGTTGCTGCAAATAAAATAGAGGAATTACTTGAGGAGTTAAAAAAATTTTTAACAATTGTAATTGTGACTCATAACCCATCTCAAGCTTCAAGAATTTCAGATTACACTGCTTTTCTTTATATGGGTGAATTAATAGAATTTAATGAAACAGATAAAATTTTTACAGTTCCAAAACACCCAAAAACTCAGGAGTATTTAAGTGGAAAGTTTGGATGA
- a CDS encoding OmpA family protein produces the protein MIKLLLIFYPLYNTLGENIPVSYPFGSQSIFFNPAIIGSEFNPSYTLSLLGTNLALTNNVLSISLYNDIMSANGDSLNRELKDKILKYSGNAWKLNHLSYFSPFSFSIGRFAMGFRLIQGSFMMIPEPWLRLLLYGNELNKVYEANKNNTALQVLNLFEIKTGFGNGIFLDPGEKLRLLYGLSFSFYISGPYLELSDINVKLNSSSDALTGNDFLSIRADTNFFNFGYSMDLGFGFEYKKLFNFSFGFSNIISNLNFSKGVIYNHRGNLDSLYIGEGIDLDTIATDDVDTIPGAFSVKLPLILKFSSFYRHPEDKYRLFFAYEQGFKNTALSTKTPRISFGGEYFVHPRIPLRAGFTFGGYEAFGFSLGFGIISRDISSINIGISQHRGIFTGSRGISFSFLTEFHSPFKGKFKFKIIDSLTNKPIANVILKLIDTKDKKVFEGLSNAEGEISGEIKGGRYKYEVEAEDYYTKSGLFEIKSGEKKEEKILLKTKFGMLTLYVKDKDNEEPLSDVDVTIQYKEKITKLKTDRTGTLKFKLEKGEYTFRFEHPDYVLKSERISIEPGTVKEVDVFLSTKWGIVKGKVFNAQTMETLSGDIEIYPENKDSLIQKIVSKSDGTYEVKLLEGIYLFKVKVPNYIPQAAYVQVKGGAVLIKDFPMLKEKMVFTFRNIYFDFNKATIRPESYPILDSISIMLKDNPTIIVEIGGHTDERGSNAYNKKLSQARADAVRIYFIERHRIDPSRLIAIGYGEDRPVIRNAKTEDEHQMNRRVEFKILGEKK, from the coding sequence ATGATTAAATTATTACTGATTTTTTATCCTCTTTATAATACTTTAGGGGAGAATATCCCTGTGAGTTACCCCTTTGGAAGTCAGAGCATCTTTTTCAACCCTGCTATAATTGGTTCAGAATTTAACCCTTCTTATACTCTTTCACTTCTTGGAACAAACCTTGCCCTTACTAATAACGTATTATCAATATCCCTATATAATGATATAATGTCTGCTAACGGTGATTCACTAAATAGGGAGTTAAAGGATAAAATTTTAAAATACTCAGGTAATGCATGGAAATTGAACCACCTTTCCTATTTTTCTCCTTTTTCATTTTCAATAGGAAGGTTTGCTATGGGGTTTAGATTAATTCAAGGGTCTTTTATGATGATTCCTGAACCGTGGTTAAGACTATTATTATATGGAAATGAACTTAATAAAGTTTATGAAGCGAATAAGAATAATACAGCACTTCAGGTTCTTAATCTTTTTGAAATAAAAACGGGTTTTGGAAACGGTATTTTTCTTGATCCCGGTGAAAAATTGAGATTACTTTATGGGCTTTCTTTTTCTTTCTATATTTCAGGACCCTATCTTGAATTAAGTGATATTAATGTTAAATTAAATTCCTCAAGTGATGCATTAACAGGAAATGATTTTTTAAGTATAAGGGCAGATACAAACTTTTTTAACTTTGGATATTCAATGGATCTTGGTTTTGGTTTTGAATATAAAAAACTTTTTAATTTTTCTTTTGGATTTTCCAATATAATATCAAATTTAAATTTTTCAAAAGGCGTAATTTACAATCACAGGGGAAATCTTGATTCCCTCTATATAGGTGAAGGAATAGATTTAGACACAATTGCAACCGATGATGTGGACACAATACCCGGAGCTTTCAGTGTAAAATTACCCTTGATTTTAAAATTTTCAAGTTTTTACAGGCATCCAGAGGATAAATACAGATTGTTTTTTGCCTATGAACAGGGTTTTAAAAACACAGCCCTTTCTACAAAAACACCGAGAATTTCTTTTGGAGGTGAGTATTTTGTTCATCCAAGAATACCTTTAAGAGCAGGATTTACTTTTGGAGGTTATGAAGCTTTTGGGTTTTCCCTTGGATTTGGTATAATAAGCAGGGATATTTCATCAATAAATATAGGTATCTCACAGCACAGAGGAATTTTTACAGGGAGTAGGGGGATTTCTTTTTCATTTTTAACTGAATTTCATTCACCCTTTAAAGGAAAATTTAAATTCAAAATTATTGATTCTCTTACAAATAAGCCTATAGCAAATGTTATTTTAAAATTAATTGATACAAAAGATAAAAAAGTTTTTGAGGGTTTAAGTAATGCTGAAGGTGAAATAAGTGGTGAAATTAAAGGTGGCAGATATAAATATGAGGTTGAAGCAGAGGATTACTATACAAAATCAGGACTCTTTGAAATAAAATCAGGAGAAAAAAAAGAAGAAAAGATTCTTTTAAAAACAAAATTTGGAATGTTAACGCTTTATGTTAAGGATAAAGATAATGAAGAGCCTTTAAGTGATGTGGATGTTACTATTCAATATAAAGAAAAAATTACAAAGTTAAAAACAGATAGAACAGGAACTCTAAAATTTAAACTGGAAAAAGGAGAATATACATTCAGGTTTGAACACCCTGATTATGTTCTCAAAAGTGAAAGAATTTCCATAGAACCGGGAACAGTGAAAGAGGTAGATGTTTTCCTTTCAACAAAATGGGGAATTGTTAAGGGTAAGGTTTTTAATGCTCAAACAATGGAAACTCTTTCAGGTGATATAGAAATTTACCCTGAAAATAAAGATAGTTTAATTCAAAAAATTGTATCTAAATCTGATGGAACTTATGAGGTAAAACTCCTTGAAGGTATTTATCTATTTAAAGTAAAAGTTCCCAATTATATACCACAGGCAGCTTATGTTCAGGTTAAAGGTGGAGCTGTTTTAATAAAAGATTTTCCTATGTTAAAGGAAAAAATGGTATTTACCTTTAGAAATATATATTTTGATTTTAATAAAGCAACAATTAGACCCGAATCTTATCCAATACTTGATTCAATTTCTATAATGCTTAAGGATAATCCTACAATAATTGTTGAAATAGGTGGTCATACTGATGAAAGGGGTTCAAATGCATACAATAAAAAATTAAGTCAGGCAAGAGCTGATGCTGTCAGGATTTACTTTATTGAGAGACATAGGATAGATCCATCAAGATTAATAGCAATTGGTTACGGAGAAGATAGACCTGTTATAAGAAATGCAAAAACTGAAGATGAACACCAGATGAATAGAAGGGTTGAATTTAAAATACTGGGAGAAAAGAAATAA
- the phoU gene encoding phosphate signaling complex protein PhoU, whose product MFEQKLEELKKEIINYAFLVEKMIEKSITGLLEKREELLREVIEKDEISANELEIKIDELVVTIIAKYEPKGKDLRMVLMILKINNDLERMADHAVNICESALFLIERPQVKPYIDLPKIAKESITMLKDSVDSFIEENPKKAKSVCERDYIVDDLNKKIFEELIDYMTRDPSTVERGIHIIRISNNIERIADLSTNISEDVIFMVEGKVIKHHKEE is encoded by the coding sequence ATGTTTGAACAGAAATTAGAAGAACTAAAAAAAGAAATAATAAATTATGCTTTCCTTGTAGAAAAAATGATAGAAAAAAGCATAACAGGTCTCCTTGAAAAAAGAGAAGAACTTTTAAGAGAGGTAATAGAAAAGGACGAAATTTCTGCTAATGAACTTGAAATAAAAATAGATGAACTTGTTGTCACTATAATTGCAAAATATGAACCTAAGGGAAAAGATTTAAGAATGGTATTAATGATTTTAAAAATAAATAATGATCTTGAAAGAATGGCAGATCATGCAGTTAACATATGTGAAAGTGCTCTTTTTCTTATAGAAAGACCTCAGGTAAAACCCTATATTGATTTACCTAAAATAGCAAAAGAATCCATAACTATGCTTAAAGATAGCGTTGATTCTTTTATTGAAGAAAATCCAAAAAAAGCTAAAAGTGTATGTGAGAGGGATTATATAGTTGATGATCTTAACAAAAAAATTTTTGAAGAGCTTATAGATTATATGACCAGAGACCCTTCCACAGTGGAAAGGGGAATCCATATAATAAGAATTTCAAATAATATAGAAAGAATAGCAGACCTTTCAACAAATATAAGTGAAGATGTAATCTTTATGGTTGAAGGGAAAGTTATAAAACATCATAAGGAAGAATAA
- the pstA gene encoding phosphate ABC transporter permease PstA, which translates to MNDLKKLILQKKFNEKIFILTSLLFLSFALLTLILLLTDIFIDGLPVLSLKFLFSYPSRKPEEAGILSPLVGSLYVMAVMIIFIVPVGIGAAIYLEEFAPKNFLTNLIEINIANLAGVPSIIYGLLGLEIFVRFFKLGRSILAGSLTLSLLVLPIVIMATRESIRLVPSSIREASLALGATKWQTIKNQVLPLAMPGILTGIILAISRAIGETAPLITIGALTYIAFLPTTPLSPFTVLPIQIFNWVSRPQKAFHHNAAGAIIVLLFLTFMLNLTSIILRNYYRKKYRL; encoded by the coding sequence ATGAATGATTTAAAAAAATTAATATTACAAAAAAAATTTAATGAAAAAATTTTTATATTAACTTCTCTTTTATTTTTATCCTTTGCACTTTTAACTCTTATTCTTTTACTTACAGATATTTTTATAGATGGTTTACCGGTTTTAAGTCTTAAATTTCTTTTTAGTTATCCCTCAAGGAAACCTGAGGAAGCAGGTATTTTATCACCTCTTGTAGGTTCACTTTATGTTATGGCAGTTATGATAATTTTTATTGTTCCTGTTGGAATAGGAGCAGCCATTTATCTTGAAGAATTTGCTCCAAAGAATTTTTTAACAAATTTAATTGAAATTAATATAGCAAATCTTGCTGGTGTTCCATCAATTATCTATGGACTTCTTGGACTTGAAATTTTTGTCAGATTTTTTAAACTTGGTAGGTCTATCTTAGCTGGTTCTTTAACCCTTTCTCTCCTTGTTTTACCGATAGTAATAATGGCTACAAGGGAATCAATAAGACTTGTGCCATCTTCTATAAGGGAAGCAAGTTTAGCTCTTGGTGCAACTAAATGGCAGACAATTAAAAATCAGGTTTTGCCTCTTGCAATGCCTGGAATTTTAACAGGAATTATTTTAGCCATCTCAAGAGCAATTGGTGAAACAGCACCTCTTATAACAATTGGAGCCTTGACATACATTGCCTTTTTGCCGACAACTCCTCTTTCACCCTTTACAGTTTTACCCATTCAAATATTTAACTGGGTTTCAAGACCTCAGAAAGCCTTTCATCATAATGCAGCAGGTGCTATTATAGTTTTACTTTTTTTAACTTTTATGTTAAACTTAACAAGCATAATTTTAAGAAATTATTATAGAAAAAAATACAGGTTATAA
- the pstC gene encoding phosphate ABC transporter permease subunit PstC, producing the protein MNFKRKKFEEELVKKVFFLFAFLSVITTFGIIFILIFETISFFKEVSIIRFFTEKEWTPLFVIKKFGIWPLLSGTFLTSFIALLIAFPMGIFISIFISEYLPPKLKGIIKSLLEILAGIPTVVYGYFALLYVTPILKKIIPQISGFNSLSPGIVLGIMIIPTIASMSEDAFSLVPMSLREASYALGASKLETSLKVILPAASSGVISSVILGFSRAIGETMIVTIAAGQRPILTLNPFVPIETITAYIVQVSLGDTPAGSLEYKTIFAVGMVLFVITLIFNILSHNLRMKFIKSFRI; encoded by the coding sequence ATGAACTTTAAAAGAAAAAAATTTGAAGAAGAATTAGTAAAAAAAGTATTTTTTTTATTTGCTTTTCTTTCAGTAATAACAACTTTTGGAATTATATTTATACTTATTTTTGAGACAATTTCTTTTTTTAAAGAGGTTTCAATAATAAGGTTTTTTACAGAAAAGGAATGGACTCCACTTTTTGTTATTAAAAAATTTGGAATCTGGCCTTTACTCTCTGGCACATTTTTAACATCCTTTATAGCTCTTTTAATAGCCTTCCCTATGGGAATTTTTATTTCAATATTTATAAGTGAATATTTACCTCCTAAATTGAAAGGAATTATTAAGTCTCTTCTTGAAATTCTTGCAGGTATTCCGACAGTTGTTTATGGATACTTTGCTCTTTTGTATGTCACCCCCATTTTAAAAAAGATAATACCTCAAATTTCTGGTTTTAATTCTCTTTCACCAGGAATAGTTCTTGGTATAATGATAATTCCAACTATTGCATCGATGAGTGAAGATGCTTTTTCCCTTGTTCCAATGAGTTTAAGAGAAGCTTCCTATGCCTTGGGGGCCTCCAAACTGGAGACGAGTTTAAAGGTTATTTTACCTGCTGCATCTTCTGGAGTTATATCTTCGGTTATTCTTGGCTTTTCAAGGGCAATTGGTGAAACCATGATAGTAACGATAGCAGCAGGTCAAAGACCTATTTTAACTTTAAATCCCTTTGTTCCTATTGAGACGATTACTGCCTATATTGTCCAAGTTTCACTTGGTGATACCCCAGCAGGCTCACTGGAGTATAAAACAATATTTGCTGTTGGTATGGTATTATTTGTAATCACATTAATATTTAATATTTTGAGTCATAATTTAAGAATGAAATTTATAAAATCTTTTAGAATATGA
- a CDS encoding AAA family ATPase — protein sequence MIETENRIQCKRCKSYVRDIYNFCTYCGLKVKDVKVIVPDEAKIAISLRKKYVISFFLSLKWKTKINALLISKFHYFLKKIDELCVNYDGFFEKFNHFEGGLVIFGYNEFERDLIFKVLDFSFKVEELIKKNFSDLCEYGIGICSGWAFFGEIESGNSMSITALGDCVNTSARLSTLFNNRKYVCVDIYETAMNFYEFEHMGKIKLKGKFDRIDVYALISERKEIIYEEFRVPYIERSDVKERLEAIIGEWEKGETKSVIITGEAGIGKTFLAENYLKKLKDKGFIIKLKGSEIYSNEPLYPFRLFIENSLNKEEFKFIKRYLETFLKSFSYFFEKIEEKPNREKLKYLLFDLLRVICNKKGNLIIFFDDIDRTDPFTIEFINFLKSKIEKTLIILTGRVLPTSLDPKNVYRINLRAFDYDETKELILKYFPDVSPEIILEIHPKTGGIPLFITQYLKSLKIRKKDIKEKPELPLSLISFVLSPIQELTEGERDLLEILSAVTELDLDSPLSKYFSHKIEKNLDKLILNDILRIENNRIVFVNPLVREVIYESLPDLIKERIHKEIVDAVLDSPWAEENPYFVFINSLKAREYDKAWKYGIKSLKKLLREGTGFIPNFIFEKIDDEVLKNYKVKPLDMGDYFFLKGVYSFLAKDFEKSIQHFHKALLLTEEKDEKWNEINLYLSKSYIERGSLESAKKFLRDIKVNDEITSAKVNITWSFLYQKEGLFFDSLIFMRRASNELKKKGVFLSEFKLKLSDLLFWTGNLEDSLNTILDAEKSSYMEMNFENLVDVLKIKAFLGIFLKNENLFNSAFKTGLSFSQKFENLPYLFYFKNIKSLLEGDVATTLDLNLSFLRDPYIFFSIFLNTNEEFFKKIDIEEIEENPNFPFYQKLYIKAIKKIKESTKLSEDLKFLFEEIFKYPIPILHIIILRELLKICKKIERYDAVRFLLKNYIYIFEDLKNRIKSDIYRTGFEENSFFNPEKILKE from the coding sequence GTGATAGAAACTGAAAATAGAATTCAATGTAAGAGATGTAAATCTTATGTTAGAGATATCTATAACTTTTGCACATATTGTGGTTTAAAAGTAAAAGATGTAAAAGTTATTGTTCCTGATGAAGCAAAGATTGCAATTTCTCTTAGAAAAAAATATGTTATTTCTTTCTTTCTGAGTCTAAAATGGAAAACCAAAATAAATGCTCTTTTAATTTCTAAGTTCCACTATTTTTTAAAAAAAATTGATGAACTATGTGTTAATTATGATGGTTTTTTTGAGAAATTCAATCATTTTGAAGGCGGACTTGTTATATTTGGTTATAATGAATTTGAAAGAGACCTTATTTTTAAAGTTCTTGATTTTTCTTTTAAAGTTGAAGAGTTAATTAAAAAAAATTTTTCCGATTTATGTGAGTATGGTATAGGAATATGTTCTGGATGGGCATTCTTTGGAGAAATTGAATCAGGAAATAGCATGTCTATAACAGCTCTTGGTGATTGTGTGAATACCTCTGCAAGACTTTCTACTCTATTTAATAATAGAAAATATGTTTGTGTTGATATATACGAAACTGCTATGAATTTTTATGAATTTGAACATATGGGAAAAATCAAGTTAAAAGGAAAATTTGATAGAATTGATGTTTATGCTTTAATTTCCGAAAGAAAAGAAATTATTTATGAGGAATTCCGAGTTCCCTATATAGAAAGAAGTGATGTTAAGGAAAGATTAGAAGCAATTATAGGTGAATGGGAAAAGGGAGAAACTAAAAGTGTAATAATAACAGGTGAAGCAGGAATTGGAAAAACATTTCTTGCAGAAAATTATCTAAAAAAATTAAAAGATAAAGGTTTTATTATAAAACTTAAAGGAAGTGAGATATATTCTAACGAACCGCTCTACCCTTTCAGGTTATTTATTGAGAATTCCTTAAATAAAGAGGAATTTAAATTTATAAAAAGATATCTTGAAACTTTTTTAAAAAGCTTTTCTTATTTTTTTGAGAAAATAGAAGAAAAACCCAATAGAGAAAAACTTAAATATCTTTTATTTGATCTTTTAAGAGTTATATGCAATAAAAAAGGTAACCTTATTATATTTTTTGATGATATAGATAGAACTGACCCTTTTACCATTGAATTTATAAACTTTTTAAAATCAAAAATTGAAAAAACCCTGATTATTTTAACAGGGAGAGTCTTACCAACATCTTTAGACCCTAAAAATGTTTATAGAATCAATTTGAGAGCTTTTGATTATGATGAAACAAAAGAATTAATATTAAAATACTTTCCTGATGTAAGTCCAGAGATAATTCTTGAAATTCACCCCAAAACCGGAGGTATCCCTCTATTTATAACTCAGTATTTGAAAAGTTTAAAAATAAGAAAAAAAGATATTAAAGAAAAACCTGAACTTCCACTTTCTTTAATAAGTTTTGTTCTCTCACCGATTCAGGAACTTACTGAAGGAGAGAGAGATCTATTGGAAATATTAAGTGCTGTTACTGAACTTGACCTTGATTCTCCTCTTTCAAAATACTTCTCTCACAAAATAGAAAAAAATTTAGACAAACTTATTTTAAATGATATTTTAAGAATTGAAAATAATAGAATTGTATTTGTTAATCCACTTGTTAGAGAGGTGATTTATGAGTCTCTTCCGGATTTAATTAAAGAAAGGATTCATAAAGAAATTGTTGATGCTGTTTTAGATAGTCCCTGGGCTGAAGAGAACCCTTACTTTGTTTTTATAAACTCTTTAAAGGCGAGAGAATATGATAAAGCATGGAAATACGGTATAAAGAGTTTAAAAAAACTTTTAAGAGAAGGAACGGGTTTTATACCGAATTTTATTTTTGAAAAAATAGATGATGAGGTTTTAAAAAACTATAAAGTAAAACCCCTTGATATGGGTGATTACTTTTTCCTGAAAGGAGTATATTCTTTTCTTGCTAAAGATTTTGAAAAATCTATTCAACATTTTCACAAGGCACTACTTCTTACAGAGGAAAAAGATGAAAAATGGAATGAAATTAATCTTTATCTCTCAAAGTCTTATATTGAAAGGGGAAGTCTTGAATCTGCAAAAAAATTTTTGAGGGATATAAAAGTTAATGATGAAATTACCTCAGCTAAAGTTAATATAACATGGTCTTTTCTTTACCAGAAAGAAGGTCTATTCTTCGATTCGCTTATTTTTATGAGAAGAGCAAGTAATGAACTTAAAAAGAAGGGAGTTTTTCTTTCTGAATTTAAATTAAAACTTTCTGACCTTTTATTCTGGACAGGGAATCTTGAAGATTCTTTAAACACTATTCTTGATGCTGAGAAATCTTCCTATATGGAAATGAACTTTGAAAATTTAGTTGATGTTCTTAAAATAAAAGCTTTCCTGGGGATATTTTTGAAAAATGAGAATTTATTCAATTCTGCTTTTAAAACAGGACTATCTTTTTCTCAAAAATTTGAAAACCTTCCATATCTTTTTTATTTTAAAAATATTAAATCTCTTCTTGAAGGAGATGTAGCAACTACTTTAGATTTAAATCTTTCATTCCTAAGGGATCCTTATATATTCTTTTCGATTTTTCTTAATACAAATGAAGAGTTTTTTAAAAAAATAGATATAGAAGAAATAGAAGAAAATCCAAATTTCCCCTTTTACCAGAAGCTTTACATTAAAGCAATTAAGAAAATTAAGGAAAGCACAAAATTAAGTGAGGATTTGAAATTTCTATTTGAAGAAATTTTTAAATACCCTATACCAATATTACATATTATCATATTAAGAGAACTTTTAAAGATATGTAAAAAAATTGAAAGATACGATGCGGTGAGGTTTCTTCTTAAAAATTATATATATATATTTGAAGACTTGAAAAATAGAATCAAAAGTGATATTTATCGGACTGGATTTGAAGAAAACTCCTTCTTTAACCCTGAAAAAATTTTAAAAGAGTAA